The following coding sequences lie in one Hyalangium minutum genomic window:
- a CDS encoding PilZ domain-containing protein — protein MQISEQDSSVRLKVTYKTPEALIDEYTRSVGQGSVTLETRRSLTRGTRFVFEMQAEGLAQPVEVVGEVVNITPRPGGRYHLTVKYATDVDRVALDAVLQRIFAQEHEKMRKYPRIPLNVRAIESTPFSPVFYVRDISRGGVGMEVDAPALPAMVKVGTPFLLEMELSQGPLLLPGEVMWASTAFRAHSPVTPIFGVGFKDLPKDTAERLESLLSLDSLPPGPWWARVSFGNEALSRMP, from the coding sequence ATGCAGATCTCCGAGCAAGATTCCAGCGTCCGCCTGAAGGTGACCTACAAGACGCCCGAGGCGCTGATCGACGAGTACACGCGGAGCGTCGGCCAGGGGAGTGTCACGCTGGAGACGCGGCGCAGCCTGACGCGGGGCACGCGCTTCGTGTTCGAGATGCAGGCGGAGGGGCTGGCGCAGCCGGTGGAGGTGGTGGGCGAGGTGGTGAACATCACCCCGCGGCCCGGAGGGCGCTACCACCTGACGGTGAAGTACGCGACAGACGTGGACCGGGTGGCGCTGGACGCGGTGCTGCAGCGCATCTTCGCGCAGGAGCACGAGAAGATGCGCAAGTACCCGCGCATCCCGCTGAACGTGCGCGCCATCGAGTCCACGCCGTTCTCGCCGGTGTTCTACGTGCGAGACATCTCTCGCGGAGGCGTGGGCATGGAGGTCGACGCGCCCGCGCTGCCGGCGATGGTGAAGGTGGGCACGCCGTTCCTGCTGGAGATGGAGTTGTCGCAGGGGCCGCTGCTGCTGCCGGGCGAGGTGATGTGGGCGTCCACGGCGTTCCGGGCGCACTCGCCAGTGACGCCCATCTTCGGCGTGGGCTTCAAGGATCTGCCGAAGGACACGGCCGAGCGGCTGGAGTCGCTGCTGTCGCTGGACTCGCTGCCCCCGGGCCCGTGGTGGGCGCGCGTGAGCTTCGGCAACGAAGCCCTGTCGCGCATGCCGTGA